The region GTTTtgctttaaagttttttgcGCACTTCCGGTTCAATTAGCGCATGTTgccgatgatgtcataatcTCGAGCAGACGATAAGCTTTCATATGACGCTAGGATGGAAATTTTTGAGCTAGGTAAAGTGGTCAAATTTacgtttttctaaatgattacgTCATATGAAGCCCAAAAACTCCGGGAAAACTCTCAAAACTACTACAGCATGTAAACAAGtttattaatcatgatttttgtcaaaaataaatttgggaactagttttaaaaactattataaagTTTTCAAGTAAACGTTGCCATGGGTacacataaaaacattcgCCATTTCTGGCGTATTCCGCCGATTTTGGCGTAGttagttttataatcataAACTATTAAGCCATTATTGGCAGTCCACTTGTTATATATGAGGATTCCCCCACCCACTTAGACGTTTCCCCTAGTGTCTACACGGTACTTTTTTcggaataaaataattaatttgctgAGGTGAACGGatgtgtaaatattatatgttaaaaataaaaataaaattattattattataattatcattctcataagacaaatcaatcatggatgtataaactagtgTATCAAAAATCTAGTTTTAAGTTTTGCCCATGGTCTTATCTTGCCTAATAAAGCATAGAATGGTTGAGGGATATATTGGACTGCATATGATGTTGGTTAATTGAAGGTAATTAACATCTTCGATGCCTCCAAACTAATTGATGGATTCTTGTGATGGATagtgattgaatgaattggtgGCCGATGACGTATCAACTCAAAATCGATACAGCTGTATCTAgactcatttcaaaatacaacaaacattttcgaaacaatttgggatacatgtatgtatatatttatttcatagaatacaggtatacagaaagaacagaattcaaatacatttgccATCGGAAACCcatacatttatatttaattctttcttgAAGCCTGGAACGGATCAATGAGATTAATTTTTCGgcgcaaatatacaaatgtatgccAGCAGAAaagcgatgatgtcataatagGGACTCCCATCGAACTAAGCATTATAAATAGCACCTGTAAAACTATCTAAGCTAAAAACGCCGTTTCTGGCgatgtagttttaaaaactgtaaCAGCTGAAAACGGCGGAAATGGCGTTTTTTAAGAACAAgccaaaaatggcagaaaacGCCGATTTCGGCTAAATTGGCAGAAGCAGTTTAAAACTGAGTAATCCATAAATGGCTGATTCTGCCGTTATCGGCGGAAAACGTcgaaattggcagaataagccgtttttggaaagtgttcctgactgTGTACGTTGATCGGAAAACGAAATAACCTATTTCCCTCTCTGCCTCAGCCAAGTGCTAGGCCTATAGGCCCAGTATAGTTAGTTAGTTAACttatcgttggtggtaagcatACCAGGCGTTGTTACGGTCCCCTACAACTGGGGAACAACAGTTAGATACTTGACTACCCATTTCCCCTCCTTGCCTCAAAAAAATTTCACACGAACCTGTTGGAATTTACTTTTCTGTACTATAcgtatttcttcattttccagAGCTAAGTCAGAAATAAAGAATGTCCAGCAGCGGAGCCGCTTTTAGCTCTGATGGTGTTGAAGTGATACAAGGTTCTCTCGACGTACCTGCTAAGCCTTGTACTTCATATGAACTGCTAGATTCTGTTTATGATATCAAACTTTCCGTcgattggattgaacttcatcAGTTATCGAGGGTACGGTATTGAAAATTGTCATTCccattttctgatatctttCTGACGATGACTTAGATAAGTAGCagcaatatttcattaatcgTAATACCTTTTTCAGGTATCATTACAGTTTCCTGACGAGTTATTGTGTGATTCTACAGCTGTTTGTCAAAGATTACAGGAAGCTTGTAACTCAGTTGAATTCTTCATTTTGGGAGACACGTCGTATGGAAGGTAAATAAAGCTACAAATCGATGTCTGGGTAGTcaagtacctagccgttgttcctcaaacaacgactggtattcagacttaTGTCTGGGTAGCACATATACATGTTAGGAGATGGACCTAGGAGATGGTGAAGTTAGGTGATACAATTGTGCACTGATTTGACTTAACGCTGACTTAGGCCAATAGTACAAGCTGATGGAACACTGGCTAAATTCtttataaaagaaataaaaagcaGTGATTTCATTCACATAATGATTAGAATCCTTTTTTGTGGCCCTTACTGCATCAATTATCTCTAGTGAGCTTTTTTTGATAagatcattttctatttcagttgTTGTGTTGACGAAGTAGCGGCTCAACATTATACCGCAGACAGTATAATACATTATGGACATTCGTGTTTGAGTCCGACTTCTCGATTCCCTGTTCTGCATGTTTTCGGTGAAGCTTTCATCGATGTTGACGACTGTTATGAAAAGTTAAGTGAAATTTTTCCGGATAAGCAATCGAAAGTTGTGGTACTTTATGACGTTGTTTACGCATATGCCATGAGTAAGTATAGAACTAAATTAATCTCAGCTTGGTTGACAAACAATTCAAACACTATAGCAAATAGCCATTGATAAGACACTAAAAGCATGTCATGACAATAATAAATAGAGAATCcaacaataataacaaaaaatatgaaGTCTGGAAAGGTTTCCTTGAGCTATTATATGCAATTTGCTcgacgttttgactatatagtcatcttcaggaatactgtattggATATTAGTACATGTATtcatgaagatgactattagaataaagTCGAAATGACAAAtgaactactagctcaaggaaacatttttggacttaatatttctttttattattgtgggattctctattGATTACAGATGCATAGCAGTTTGTCTTTTCATTAGCATCTAATTATTATGAAGCTATAtacattaatttcattttttttccagaaaaaCTTGAGAAACTGCTGACCATGGATTACACGAAAATTGTCTTCTCTTCCTTGAATGTAAATGGTTcttctgaaaaacatgacgaAACTAAGACAGTGATCGATAAATTTGGAAGAACGTTTTTAATAGATGCTGAAATACAAGActattcaatgttttacatCGGAGAAGAAGGACTAACATTGTCAAACTTCATTTTATCTTTTAACCGTTCGCAATTTTATTCTTATAATCCCGTGTCTTTCGTCGGTCGTatggaaaatatgaatgtcAATCGATCATTGATGCGTAGAATGTGCACGATCGAAAAGATTAAAGACGCCAAGATAGTAGGAATTGCAGTCGGAACGCTGGGAGTATCCGATTATCAAAGTATCATCAA is a window of Tubulanus polymorphus chromosome 2, tnTubPoly1.2, whole genome shotgun sequence DNA encoding:
- the LOC141899537 gene encoding 2-(3-amino-3-carboxypropyl)histidine synthase subunit 2-like, giving the protein MSSSGAAFSSDGVEVIQGSLDVPAKPCTSYELLDSVYDIKLSVDWIELHQLSRVSLQFPDELLCDSTAVCQRLQEACNSVEFFILGDTSYGSCCVDEVAAQHYTADSIIHYGHSCLSPTSRFPVLHVFGEAFIDVDDCYEKLSEIFPDKQSKVVVLYDVVYAYAMKKLEKLLTMDYTKIVFSSLNVNGSSEKHDETKTVIDKFGRTFLIDAEIQDYSMFYIGEEGLTLSNFILSFNRSQFYSYNPVSFVGRMENMNVNRSLMRRMCTIEKIKDAKIVGIAVGTLGVSDYQSIINHLQTVLKQAGKRSYTFVLGKLNVAKMANFLEIDAFVLVACAENSLIDSKEFYRPIATPYEVELACNRNREWSVEFESDFRSLLPGGSSFVQLPEKYEETADISLVTGEVRLLGCNDSDDESDEPCQSGTVANRSELHVVSHNKATSAAEFLSSRSWKGVKQKLGETPVVKASQGVKGIASCYENEFS